A region of Paenibacillus sp. 37 DNA encodes the following proteins:
- a CDS encoding MFS transporter has product MALLTRNRGALLLLMFNIFLVFTGIGLVVPIMPAYMDLLQITGFTVGLLVAAFSFTQFLFSPLAGRWSDTWGRKKIIVGGMLIFAVSEFMFGAVNAPVLLFAARMLGGIGAAMIFPAVMAYTADITTEEERGKGMGLINAAITTGFIIGPGIGGYIADFGIRIPFYAAGVAGLLASIITLIILPESTRSTGEQTKPVAGAEKVKAPGMVSQLLNSYREPYFFSLIIVFVMAFGLANYETVFSLFVDHKFGFTTKDIAFIITFGSIAGAVVQVSLIGWLLNRFGEKMVISVCLLFVAVFVLLTLFVSTYWMILVVTFIVFLGMDILRPAISTQMSKLAQEQQGFVAGLNSAYTSLGNIAGPIVAGALFDVNINYPYVSAAAVLAICFLLSLRVLRGAKAVKQPKAEM; this is encoded by the coding sequence ATGGCATTACTTACACGGAACAGGGGCGCACTGCTGCTGTTAATGTTTAATATTTTTCTTGTTTTTACGGGTATTGGTCTGGTTGTGCCGATCATGCCTGCGTATATGGATCTACTGCAAATCACCGGATTCACGGTTGGATTGCTGGTAGCGGCATTCTCCTTCACCCAGTTTCTGTTCTCCCCGCTTGCGGGTCGATGGTCGGATACATGGGGACGTAAAAAAATTATCGTTGGCGGCATGCTGATCTTTGCCGTATCGGAGTTTATGTTTGGTGCGGTCAATGCACCAGTCTTGCTCTTCGCGGCCCGGATGCTTGGTGGTATTGGTGCGGCGATGATCTTCCCGGCGGTTATGGCTTACACCGCAGATATTACAACAGAGGAAGAACGCGGCAAAGGTATGGGATTGATTAATGCAGCCATTACAACCGGATTTATCATCGGACCGGGAATTGGTGGATACATTGCTGACTTTGGCATTCGAATTCCGTTCTACGCCGCAGGGGTTGCCGGGTTGCTGGCATCGATTATCACGTTGATTATTTTGCCTGAATCCACGCGAAGCACAGGAGAGCAAACTAAACCTGTAGCTGGCGCAGAGAAGGTCAAAGCTCCGGGTATGGTATCCCAATTGCTCAATTCATATCGTGAACCGTACTTTTTCAGCTTGATTATCGTGTTTGTTATGGCATTTGGTCTGGCTAACTATGAGACGGTATTTTCACTATTTGTGGATCACAAATTTGGCTTCACGACCAAAGACATTGCATTTATCATTACATTTGGTTCCATCGCGGGTGCGGTTGTGCAAGTATCCCTGATCGGTTGGTTGCTCAATCGGTTTGGTGAAAAGATGGTCATTTCAGTCTGTCTGTTATTTGTAGCCGTATTTGTACTGTTGACCTTGTTTGTAAGTACGTACTGGATGATTCTTGTCGTAACGTTTATCGTGTTCCTGGGCATGGACATTTTACGTCCGGCGATCAGTACACAGATGTCCAAACTGGCACAGGAACAACAGGGCTTTGTGGCCGGATTGAACTCGGCTTACACGAGTTTGGGAAATATCGCAGGCCCGATCGTAGCTGGAGCACTATTCGATGTGAATATTAACTATCCTTATGTTTCGGCAGCAGCAGTTTTGGCGATCTGTTTCCTGTTATCCCTACGGGTACTCAGAGGGGCCAAAGCGGTAAAACAACCGAAGGCTGAAATGTAA
- a CDS encoding SRPBCC domain-containing protein: MSSPVEISYRFNAPRELVFKAFTDSEHLQNWWGPKGWSLNVAESDFRSGGVFHYSQKPADGDTMWVKFVYSEIIASEKIIYTSFFSDEKGHIVRAPFDQSWPMNTLNTLTFSEEEGETAITLTVAPASPTEEELQTFEAAKEMVQAGFTGTLNQLTEYLTKI; encoded by the coding sequence ATGTCTAGTCCAGTTGAAATCTCTTATCGCTTCAATGCTCCACGCGAACTTGTGTTTAAAGCATTTACCGACTCAGAACATCTGCAGAACTGGTGGGGCCCAAAAGGTTGGTCGTTAAATGTTGCTGAATCAGATTTTCGTTCGGGCGGTGTCTTTCATTACAGCCAGAAACCTGCTGACGGTGACACCATGTGGGTCAAATTCGTATACAGTGAGATTATTGCATCAGAGAAAATTATATACACCAGTTTCTTTTCTGACGAGAAAGGTCACATTGTACGTGCACCCTTTGACCAAAGTTGGCCGATGAACACTCTAAATACTCTAACGTTCAGCGAAGAGGAAGGGGAAACAGCCATTACACTGACTGTTGCTCCCGCATCTCCAACGGAGGAAGAACTTCAAACTTTCGAGGCTGCAAAAGAGATGGTACAAGCGGGGTTTACCGGAACACTCAATCAATTAACCGAATACTTAACAAAGATATAA
- a CDS encoding FxLYD domain-containing protein, whose amino-acid sequence MEKRTGETAELLSRQQQPALRQGNTSQGRAFSWIIPLLLAAVMGTLLTFYYKQEMGINAEVKSLHQQAEQAALEGKYKEALQLLDTALVKRPNYDALIQDRQITAKAFNLMNQLNEAATSLKTGKLSEGDKSIQTVAKVLKEREEPVFTKVRATLSNRKVTLAVLKVKKEIDSLTTVEALAEKLDTISNLKGKEAEAVEKQIVDKLAGISYKQAEQQVKTKDFTAALQTVDQGLSYAPEDDKLTAYRDRVLSEKKNFEKAEAERIQLAEQQAAEEDLKNRTSAVSIVNVEATLDMYGDLYISGSIINNATRPISSVTVMVDIYGTDGTYLGQTYVDVYPSWIEVGEEGFFETYYYGVYQEAEVSVVNATWYLE is encoded by the coding sequence TTGGAAAAAAGAACAGGGGAAACAGCCGAATTATTATCCCGGCAGCAACAGCCTGCACTCAGACAGGGCAACACCAGTCAAGGCCGCGCATTTAGTTGGATCATTCCACTGTTACTGGCAGCCGTGATGGGGACTTTACTAACGTTCTACTACAAGCAGGAGATGGGTATTAATGCGGAGGTGAAGTCTCTGCATCAACAGGCGGAACAAGCTGCACTAGAGGGGAAATATAAAGAGGCTCTTCAACTGCTAGACACCGCTCTAGTGAAACGACCAAACTATGATGCACTTATACAGGATCGTCAAATTACGGCGAAAGCGTTCAATCTGATGAATCAGTTGAATGAGGCTGCCACAAGTCTGAAAACAGGAAAACTCTCAGAAGGAGACAAATCCATTCAGACAGTAGCGAAAGTACTGAAAGAGCGAGAAGAGCCTGTTTTCACCAAAGTGCGTGCCACATTAAGTAATAGAAAGGTTACGCTGGCTGTGCTGAAGGTGAAGAAAGAAATCGATAGTTTGACGACAGTAGAGGCACTGGCTGAGAAGCTGGATACGATATCGAATCTGAAGGGTAAGGAAGCCGAAGCAGTAGAGAAGCAAATTGTTGATAAGCTGGCAGGGATTAGCTATAAGCAGGCTGAGCAGCAAGTCAAGACAAAGGATTTTACAGCGGCATTGCAAACGGTCGATCAAGGGCTGTCTTATGCGCCGGAGGATGACAAACTGACAGCGTATCGTGATCGGGTGCTAAGTGAGAAGAAGAATTTCGAGAAAGCGGAAGCCGAACGAATTCAACTTGCCGAACAGCAGGCAGCAGAAGAAGATCTGAAGAATCGAACGTCGGCAGTGAGCATTGTGAATGTCGAAGCAACGCTTGATATGTATGGTGACCTGTATATTAGCGGTTCAATCATTAACAATGCAACTCGGCCGATCTCTTCCGTCACCGTCATGGTCGATATTTATGGTACAGACGGTACTTATTTGGGCCAAACCTATGTGGATGTGTATCCAAGCTGGATTGAAGTGGGTGAAGAAGGATTTTTTGAGACGTATTATTATGGTGTATACCAAGAAGCAGAAGTATCTGTTGTGAATGCAACGTGGTATCTGGAATAG
- a CDS encoding S1C family serine protease: MGKRIWSTIISSAIIIGAGAGGVFWIHSYTADQLQAEPRLAVVNAKETENAASKPSSKTAVKKTRKQIIEESQKKVVTIESSSGLGSGFLYNDQGDVVTNAHVVEGSEEVTIRTLNHEEYKGTVIGIGEETDIAVVRVPDLKKLKPLAIAKSKAETGDEILALGSPLGLENTVTTGIISGVGRSFEIAPYIYSNLYQISAPITHGNSGGPLINAETGEVLGINSAVVEQEGGIGFSIPITSVLKQVQAWSKKPSSTTAVQTAGGNGSGSLSASAKAEGVVTEFYNSLNLSDYVTAYALLGSEWQSGTSYAKFREGYLNTSYVTIGEVSSIDKGNDGMEVTAVITADERRDGEYVTTKYRVTYQVASENGQLKILQGKGKKIT, translated from the coding sequence ATGGGCAAACGAATATGGAGCACCATTATATCCAGTGCAATCATTATAGGAGCCGGAGCAGGAGGCGTGTTCTGGATTCACAGTTATACAGCAGATCAGTTGCAGGCTGAACCGAGATTGGCAGTTGTTAATGCGAAAGAAACAGAAAACGCAGCATCCAAACCGTCCTCCAAGACAGCCGTGAAGAAAACACGTAAACAGATTATTGAAGAGAGTCAGAAGAAAGTGGTTACGATCGAGAGCAGCAGCGGGCTAGGCTCCGGTTTTCTCTATAATGATCAGGGAGATGTTGTAACCAATGCTCATGTGGTAGAAGGTTCGGAGGAAGTGACGATACGTACTCTGAATCATGAGGAATACAAAGGAACCGTAATTGGAATCGGGGAAGAAACAGATATTGCTGTTGTTCGAGTACCTGATCTGAAAAAGTTGAAACCGCTGGCTATCGCCAAATCTAAAGCCGAGACTGGAGATGAAATCCTAGCTCTTGGGAGCCCGCTGGGATTAGAGAACACGGTAACTACAGGCATTATCAGCGGTGTTGGACGCAGCTTCGAAATTGCGCCTTACATTTACAGCAATCTGTATCAGATCTCGGCGCCGATTACCCATGGCAACAGTGGCGGACCACTAATCAACGCAGAGACGGGCGAAGTACTTGGTATTAACTCAGCCGTTGTGGAGCAGGAGGGTGGAATTGGGTTCAGTATCCCTATCACCAGCGTGCTGAAGCAGGTGCAAGCCTGGTCCAAGAAGCCATCCAGCACAACGGCGGTTCAGACGGCTGGTGGTAATGGATCGGGATCGCTCTCAGCTTCTGCGAAAGCAGAAGGGGTGGTGACCGAGTTTTACAACAGTCTGAATCTAAGTGACTATGTTACAGCTTATGCTTTGCTTGGTAGTGAATGGCAGAGCGGCACAAGTTATGCCAAATTTCGTGAGGGTTACCTCAATACCAGTTATGTGACGATTGGAGAGGTCTCTTCTATAGACAAGGGCAATGATGGGATGGAAGTGACAGCAGTGATTACAGCCGATGAACGCAGGGACGGCGAATATGTAACGACGAAGTATAGGGTTACATATCAGGTTGCTTCTGAGAATGGTCAATTGAAAATATTGCAGGGTAAAGGTAAGAAAATAACATAA
- a CDS encoding class I SAM-dependent methyltransferase yields the protein MKNNIDYADFYERVGRTNGWNFSSMNVVSEKIGWNFYEEVVRHTRSSDLLLDIGTGGGEAVLSIAEEALLLVGIDLAQGMIETAQNNLLAAGVHPNVRFLHMDAENITFPDSFFNVVSSRHSSFSASEVFRVLAQGGIFLTQQVSEHDKSNLSEAFGRGQSLGIQPGTLMERYKHELQIAGFHDIQVREYNVVEHYATPEDLMFLLTHAPIIPDFGKVETDVERFQKFVREHYEEKGIRTNSARFMITARK from the coding sequence ATGAAAAACAACATAGATTATGCTGACTTTTATGAACGCGTAGGCCGGACGAATGGCTGGAACTTCAGCTCCATGAACGTTGTCTCGGAGAAGATCGGATGGAATTTCTATGAGGAAGTTGTTCGCCATACGCGATCGTCCGATCTGTTACTCGATATTGGAACAGGCGGTGGAGAAGCTGTTCTATCCATTGCAGAAGAAGCCTTGTTATTGGTGGGAATTGATCTCGCTCAAGGAATGATTGAAACTGCACAAAATAATCTCTTAGCTGCAGGAGTTCACCCCAACGTACGCTTCCTGCATATGGACGCAGAGAACATAACATTTCCAGATTCCTTCTTTAACGTGGTATCCTCCAGACACTCCAGCTTCTCTGCTTCAGAAGTATTTAGAGTTCTTGCTCAGGGTGGGATATTTCTAACCCAGCAGGTCAGCGAACATGATAAATCCAACCTTTCAGAAGCTTTTGGACGTGGACAGAGCCTTGGCATTCAACCCGGCACATTGATGGAACGATACAAGCATGAACTTCAAATAGCAGGTTTCCATGACATTCAGGTCCGTGAATATAATGTGGTGGAGCATTACGCTACACCCGAAGACTTGATGTTTCTCCTAACCCATGCCCCCATTATTCCTGATTTCGGAAAGGTAGAAACGGACGTTGAACGATTCCAGAAGTTTGTGAGAGAACATTACGAAGAGAAGGGCATTCGTACCAACTCGGCACGCTTCATGATTACTGCAAGAAAATAA
- a CDS encoding TetR/AcrR family transcriptional regulator yields the protein MNKKQLQTEQTKKKLADASKALFVQKGYKATSIEDIVAATGSSKGNIYYHFKSKEGLFLYLIDEWDREWEESWAAKEHLYHTSTEKIYGLAEQLVLDDMNHPLTKAADEFFTGEKKENDIEERISLMFERHIQFNKQMIEQGIESGEFKADNVDNLALILESTIIGLSQMSRGMEPDQALALYRQAASVFLHGIAKDKA from the coding sequence ATGAATAAAAAGCAACTTCAAACCGAGCAGACCAAGAAGAAACTTGCGGATGCTTCCAAAGCCCTTTTTGTACAAAAAGGTTATAAAGCAACATCCATTGAGGATATTGTAGCTGCGACGGGCAGCAGCAAAGGCAATATATATTACCATTTTAAAAGTAAGGAAGGTCTGTTCCTCTATCTAATCGATGAATGGGACCGAGAGTGGGAAGAGAGCTGGGCGGCCAAAGAACATCTCTATCACACCTCCACGGAGAAGATTTATGGTTTGGCGGAGCAATTAGTTCTGGACGATATGAATCACCCCCTGACGAAGGCGGCTGATGAGTTCTTCACAGGGGAAAAGAAAGAAAATGATATTGAGGAGCGGATCTCCTTAATGTTTGAGCGGCATATTCAATTTAATAAACAAATGATAGAGCAAGGCATTGAGAGTGGTGAGTTCAAAGCAGACAATGTAGATAATCTCGCACTGATATTGGAAAGTACCATTATTGGTCTTAGTCAGATGTCACGGGGGATGGAGCCTGATCAGGCTCTTGCGTTATACCGCCAGGCCGCCAGTGTATTCTTACATGGGATTGCAAAGGATAAAGCTTAA
- a CDS encoding VOC family protein: MAIRAKQIFVNLPVQDLKKSVEFFTKVGFEFDANFTDESATCMIIGENIYAMLLVEERFQSFISKKISNAADTTEVIVALSVDSREQVDVIVQAALDAGAKPYNEPQDHGFMYGWSFQDLDDHLWEVSYMDLSAFPSA; this comes from the coding sequence GTGGCTATTCGTGCTAAGCAGATTTTTGTCAATTTACCTGTCCAAGATTTGAAGAAATCCGTTGAGTTTTTTACCAAGGTGGGATTTGAGTTTGACGCCAATTTTACGGACGAGTCTGCTACTTGTATGATCATCGGGGAAAATATTTACGCCATGCTTCTGGTGGAGGAACGTTTCCAATCCTTCATCTCGAAAAAAATCTCCAATGCTGCCGATACAACCGAAGTCATCGTTGCCCTGTCTGTAGATAGCCGAGAGCAGGTAGATGTAATTGTACAAGCTGCCCTCGATGCAGGCGCGAAACCATACAACGAACCGCAGGATCACGGATTCATGTATGGATGGAGTTTTCAAGATCTGGATGATCACCTCTGGGAAGTCTCCTATATGGACCTAAGTGCTTTTCCTTCGGCGTGA